Proteins from one Pithys albifrons albifrons isolate INPA30051 chromosome 2, PitAlb_v1, whole genome shotgun sequence genomic window:
- the LOC139668597 gene encoding WD repeat and coiled-coil-containing protein codes for MELGRAKLLRTGLNALCQAIHPVHGLAWTDGKQVILTAVHLHNGEPKFGDSSVFGQFEHVHGLYWGPCPPEGPALLTVQHKKHITIWQLCFSGADRSNLLVSQICDISEPYPVLPQGCVWHPSKEVLAVLTTRDASVLPSVHLNSSRISADIKGSGLVHCACWTKDGNRLVVGVGSALHSYIWDDAQKTLSACSFCPIFDVGGYICAVKATENSQVAVATELPLDKICGLNAGVAFEVPLSVETESFPSQSSLGGEEEYSMDGGKKSLDTEKPLSVVTSPVDLTHILSSKQGADSSPLLHLRPKDYLTGSGQDSSHLILVTFERKVTSTKKVSIPGILVPDIMAFDPRTQTVSVASNTCNVILVYSLTSSNLPNIQQIQLEKSEKPKGLCFLTNKLLLIMVGSQKFSDPAFLPSSRSDKYMIRLMIKKLIFEDGPSTCASVDGSSSLNVSNIPHDPSRDVHPLSRGLLIPDRSVLQSPTSRRKLIEEIKSPAYEQNLVLNMSDLKDKKISLNFPPAVETLDAEPVNRTVALSAASNKPTSPKRQAEAPSRIPNSYKNYLFSEKEASYFLKNVEKLSSNFTEMQHHLCELTELLKSGKRSLPVYPPSQEPSFINITCQKQLSRSDSDESRAVLLCNGKLCLNVVQQIFNLSLVEMQHGSSWIVLTADSEGFVPLTFTSMQEIIIRDASAKGYSARSSKTLDIISSTQGCRSASSESLDITLEVLRDCSSKTLDSGSASEQPGNKM; via the exons atggagctgggaagggcgAAGCTCCTGCGAACCGGCCTCAATGCCTTATGCCAAGCAATTCACCCAGTGCATGGACTTGCCTGGACAGACGGGAAACAGGTGATACTGACTGCAGTACACCTGCACAATGGAGAGCCCAAATTCGGTGACTCGAGTGTTTTTGGTCAGTTTGAGCACGTCCATGGGCTGTACTGGGGCCCGTGTCCCCCCGagggcccagccctgctcacgGTTCAGCACAAAAAGCACATCACCATTTGGCAGCTCTGCTTCAGCGGTGCCGACAGGAGCAACCTCTTGGTGTCTCAGATCTGTGACATCAGTGAGCCGTACCCTGTGCTCCCCCAGGGCTGCGTGTGGCACCCCAGCAAGGAGGTGCTGGCCGTGCTGACCACCCGGGATGCCTCTGTCTTGCCCTCTGTCCACCTCAACAGCTCCAGGATCAGCGCAGATATCAAGGGCAGTGGGCTCGTCCACTGTGCGTGCTGGACCAAGGATGGCAACCGCCTGGTCGTGGGCGTGGGCAGTGCCCTTCACTCTTACATTTGGGATGACGCTCAGAAAACGCTGAGTGCTTGTTCTTTCTGCCCAATCTTTGACGTGGGAGGCTACATCTGTGCCGTCAAGGCCACAGAGAATTCCCAAGTTGCCGTTGCCACTGAGCTCCCTCTGGACAAGATCTGTGGCTTAAATGCTGGGGTTGCGTTTGAAGTTCCCTTGAGCGTTGAAACGGAGTCGTTCCCCTCTCAGTCCAGCCTGGGCGGGGAGGAGGAGTATTCCATGGATGGGGGGAAGAAGTCCCTGGACACTGAGAAGCCCTTGTCTGTAGTGACATCTCCTGTGGACCTAACTCATATACTTTCGAGCAAGCAGGGTGCTGATTCCAGCCCTCTCCTTCACCTGAGGCCCAAGGACTATCTGACAGGGAGTGGCCAAGATTCTTCACACCTCATCCTGGTGACGTTTGAAAGAAAGGTTACCTCTACCAAAAAGGTGAGCATCCCTGGCATTCTGGTTCCTGACATAATGGCTTTTGACCCCAGAACTCAAACTGTATCGGTTGCCTCCAATACTTGTAATGTTATTTTAGTCTATTCACTGACTTCATCCAATTTACCCAATATTCAACAAATCCAACTAGAGAAAAGTGAGAAACCAAAGGGTTTGTGCTTCTTGACCAATAAATTGTTACTGATAATGGTTGGAAGCCAAAAATTCAGTGACCCTGCGTTTCTTCCCTCTTCAAGATCAGACAAATACATGATCCGATTGATGATTAAGAAACTAATATTTGAGGATGGTCCTTCAACATGTGCATCAGTGGATGGCAGCTCCAGTTTGAATGTTTCCAACATTCCTCATGATCCCTCTAGAGATGTTCACCCTCTGAGCCGTGGGCTCCTGATACCGGATCGCTCTGTCCTTCAGTCCCCTACAAGCCGAAGGAAACTCATTGAAGAAATCAAGAGTCCTGCTTATGAACAGAACTTGGTGTTGAACATGAGTGACCTCAAAGACAAAAAGATTTCCCTGAATTTTCCTCCAGCTGTTGAGACTCTGGATGCTGAACCGGTCAATCGGACTGTGGCACTGTCTGCTGCATCAAACAAGCCAACATCTCCCAAAAGGCAGGCAGAGGCACCATCCAGAATACCCAACTCTTACAAGAATTACCTGTTCAGTGAAAAGGAGGCAAGTTACTTTTTGAAAAATGTGGAGAAACTGTCTAGTAACttcacagaaatgcagcatCATCTCTGTGAATTAACTGAGCTGCTAAAATCTGGGAAGAGGAGTCTTCCAGTGTATCCACCTTCTCAGGAACCGTCTTTTATTAACATCACCTGCCAG AAGCAGCTTTCCAGAAGTGACTCAGATGAAAGTCGAGCTGTTCTTCTTTGCAATGGTAAACTCTGCCTAAACGTCGTCCAGCAGATATTCAACCTCTCTCTTGTGGAAATGCAACATG GTTCCTCTTGGATCGTTCTCACAGCGGACAGCGAGGGCTTTGTTCCCTTAACATTTACATCCATGCAGGAGATCATCATAAGAGATGCCAGTGCAAAAGGCTACAGTGCCCGTTCCTCCAAAACTTTGGACATCATCAGTTCCACACAGGGGTGTAGATCTGCTTCTTCTGAAAGCCTGGATATCACCTTGGAAGTCCTCAGGGACTGCTCCTCCAAGACCTTGGACAGCGGCAGCGCTTCGGAACAGCCCGGCAATAAAATGTAG